A window of Malania oleifera isolate guangnan ecotype guangnan chromosome 5, ASM2987363v1, whole genome shotgun sequence contains these coding sequences:
- the LOC131155612 gene encoding myosin-binding protein 1-like has translation MGIPSVKQQRNLKGFLKLLSSVACEWVLIFFLFVDAVLWHWLTKFARYCELQMPCLLCSRLDYVLGEKNHEFCSETLCSSHRLGISSLISCHIHGKLADAEAMCEECLLSFVTHDKSKSESHRLLMGKFGFDIGHCGFQKPLKNFGPSFQGTMPCSCCKKPWRSRPNIQRLVQPKPLGLGVTKPDIPLPRPVGHNRLDTKDGLKRIRDKISGSCVSNRLGNKGFDPLAHVGYSQLKITSDSESEFPFSDDDDDDGSTVVYKKDDPKEDFAAQCAQEILSRKLHVDLAPVRLANQFKSPPSLLLDLSVQSEVTEPSKILPSDVNIWHGLGQLDWQQADQKPNPSILSNLILLDDIPTFSSGMKVPVAESRDTYVTRFHKFGPGNENEDIESTNVTTDNSKLDQILNRTTQSTLDSGDTYQLAFGKRGKDAFQLVQQLAGKDSSGDNEELKPVTSLSFAAQGNNKPADGSNPRVHGFGNDVQISDASNSSGIQLLQSADSTEQSESLCEFPDDSNLDGFEGESTTEQLKQKIDHDRRCMNALYKELEEERSAAAIAANEAMAMITKLQEEKASLRMEALQYLRMMEEEAEYDVDALEKANDLLAEKEKDIQDLEAELEFYRSQFSAEFLVENLREETGTLEMETKVMENTSVQSIEKNNANVACNSATAKESEGHMESVIVKSSLPEFENEKLYISNSLKRLEKKLHQYLSDQTSTNMPASGNEGLQHIQEIAHQLQELQKIGTSLSASEPTSCVMTK, from the exons ATGGGGATCCCATCAGTTAAACAACAAAGGAACTTGAAGGGGTTTTTGAAACTGTTATCTTCAGTTGCTTGTGAATGGGTGTTGATCTTTTTCTTATTTGTCGATGCGGTACTGTGGCATTGGCTTACGAAGTTTGCTCGATATTGTGAACTGCAAATGCCTTGCCTTTTGTGCTCAAGGCTTGATTATGTTTTGGGTGAAAAGAACCACGAATTTTGTAGTGAAACGCTATGTAGCAGCCACAGATTGGGTATCTCATCTTTGATTTCTTGTCACATTCATGGTAAGCTAGCTGATGCTGAGGCAATGTGTGAAGAGTGTCTCTTATCATTTGTCACACACGATAAATCCAAGTCAGAATCTCATAGGCTTCTGATGGGTAAATTCGGGTTTGATATAGGTCATTGTGGTTTTCAGAAACCATTGAAGAACTTTGGTCCTAGTTTTCAAGGCACGATGCCATGTTCTTGTTGCAAAAAACCATGGAGGTCTAGACCAAACATTCAAAGACTGGTCCAACCAAAACCATTGGGTCTAGGGGTCACTAAACCTGACATTCCTTTACCTAGGCCAGTTGGCCATAATCGTTTAGACACTAAGGATGGCTTGAAGCGGATAAGAGATAAAATTTCTGGGTCATGTGTATCTAATCGCCTAGGGAACAAGGGTTTTGACCCCTTGGCCCATGTAGGATACAGTCAACTGAAGATCACTTCAGATTCTGAGTCCGAGTTTCCATtttctgatgatgatgatgatgatggaaGTACTGTTGTTTACAAAAAAGATGATCCCAAGGAGGATTTTGCAGCTCAATGTGCTCAAGAAATCTTATCCAGAAAATTGCATGTTGATTTGGCCCCAGTGAGGTTGGCTAATCAATTCAAAAGCCCTCCATCTTTACTTCTAGATTTGAGTGTACAGTCTGAAGTGACTGAGCCCTCCAAAATATTGCCTTCTGATGTTAATATTTGGCATGGTCTGGGGCAACTTGACTGGCAACAAGCTGATCAAAAGCCCAATCCATCTATACTATCTAATCTGATCTTGCTAGATGATATTCCCACATTCTCCAGTGGCATGAAAGTTCCTGTTGCTGAATCAAGGGACACTT ATGTAACTAGATTCCACAAGTTTGGACCTGGCAATGAAAATGAAGACATCGAGTCTACAAATGTGACTACAGACAATTCAAAGTTGGATCAAATTCTAAACCGAACAACTCAATCCACGCTTGATTCAGGTGATACATACCAGTTGGCTTTTGGTAAGAGGGGAAAAGATGCATTTCAACTTGTACAACAACTAGCAGGGAAGGACTCTTCCGGAGATAATGAAGAATTGAAGCCAGTGACTTCACTATCATTTGCTGCACAAGGGAATAATAAGCCAGCGGATGGCTCAAATCCCAGAGTGCATGGCTTTGGCAATGATGTGCAGATTTCGGATGCTTCCAACTCTAGTGGAATTCAATTGCTTCAAAGTGCAGACTCAACGGAGCAAAGTGAGTCTCTATGCGAATTCCCTGATGACAGCAACCTCGATGGATTTGAAGGAGAAAGTACTACAGAGCAACTAAAGCAAAAGATTGATCATGACCGGAGATGCATGAATGCTTTATATAAGGAATTAGAGGAGGAAAGAAGTGCTGCAGCAATTGCTGCAAATGAAGCAATGGCTATGATTACAAAGTTGCAAGAGGAGAAGGCATCACTCCGTATGGAGGCCTTGCAGTACTTAAGAATGATGGAAGAAGAAGCAGAGTATGATGTAGACGCTCTGGAAAAAGCTAATGATCTCCTTGCTGAAAAGGAGAAAGATATACAAGACCTAGAAGCGGAGCTTGAATTTTATCGGAGCCAATTCTCAGCTGAATTTTTGGTGGAAAATTTGCGTGAGGAAACTGGTACTTTGGAGATGGAAACAAAGGTGATGGAGAATACAAGTGTACAAAGCATTGAAAAAAATAATGCCAATGTAGCTTGTAACTCAGCCACTGCCAAGGAATCTGAAGGCCACATGGAATCCGTTATTGTGAAGAGTTCATTGCCAGAATTTGAAAACGAGAAGTTGtacatttcaaattctttgaagAGGTTGGAGAAGAAGCTTCATCAATACTTGAGTGACCAGACTTCTACCAACATGCCTGCTAGTGGAAATGAAGGATTACAACATATTCAAGAAATCGCTCATCAGCTGCAAGAGTTGCAGAAAATCGGAACATCTTTATCTGCTTCAGAGCCCACGTCTTGTGTCATGACAAAGTGA